A single Ruficoccus amylovorans DNA region contains:
- a CDS encoding alkene reductase, with protein MKTSHPTALFQPLQLGAITLPNRVIMAPLTRCRASEGRIPNDLMVEYYRQRAGAGLIITEATSVDPMGVGYPDTPGIWSPEQTEAWKKITQAVHDAGGRIFMQLWHVGRISDPIYLNGQLPVAPSAIKPKGHVSLVRPMKGFETPRALETSEIPAIVEAYRRGAENARQAGFDGVEIHGANGYLLDQFLQDSTNQRTDEYGGPIENRARLMLEVVDAVVSVWGADRVGLHLAPRGDTHDMGDSDLKATFSYVARETGKRGLAFLFTRESQAEPRLSPLMKKLFGGPMVANQELDLATAEDLIAKGDADAVAWGKLFIANPDLPARLAAGAALNEPKPDTFYAKGPVGYTDYPALTES; from the coding sequence ATGAAAACGTCTCACCCAACCGCGCTTTTCCAGCCTCTTCAACTCGGAGCGATCACGCTCCCCAATCGCGTCATCATGGCGCCCCTCACCCGCTGCCGTGCCAGCGAAGGCCGCATCCCGAACGACCTCATGGTCGAGTACTACCGCCAGCGTGCCGGGGCGGGCCTGATCATTACCGAGGCCACATCGGTCGATCCGATGGGTGTCGGCTACCCGGACACACCCGGTATCTGGAGCCCTGAGCAGACCGAAGCTTGGAAAAAAATCACTCAAGCCGTACACGATGCGGGCGGACGGATTTTTATGCAGTTGTGGCACGTGGGGCGCATCTCCGATCCGATCTACCTGAACGGCCAACTGCCCGTCGCTCCGAGCGCGATCAAGCCCAAGGGCCATGTCAGCCTGGTCCGACCAATGAAGGGCTTCGAGACGCCGCGCGCGCTCGAAACCAGCGAAATCCCCGCCATCGTCGAAGCCTACCGCCGTGGAGCCGAGAACGCCCGGCAGGCTGGATTCGATGGGGTAGAAATCCACGGGGCCAACGGCTACCTGCTTGACCAGTTCCTGCAAGATAGCACCAATCAGCGCACGGACGAGTATGGCGGCCCAATCGAGAACCGCGCCCGTCTTATGCTGGAGGTCGTGGACGCCGTGGTTTCCGTCTGGGGCGCGGACCGCGTGGGCCTGCATCTGGCTCCTCGTGGCGACACGCACGACATGGGCGACTCTGACCTGAAGGCAACCTTCAGCTACGTCGCGCGCGAGACCGGGAAGCGCGGCCTCGCCTTCCTCTTCACCCGCGAATCTCAGGCCGAGCCGCGCCTGAGCCCGTTGATGAAAAAGCTTTTCGGCGGCCCGATGGTTGCCAATCAGGAGCTTGATCTGGCCACTGCAGAAGATCTCATCGCCAAGGGCGACGCCGACGCAGTTGCCTGGGGCAAGCTCTTTATCGCCAACCCGGACCTGCCCGCCCGCCTCGCCGCCGGAGCCGCCCTCAACGAGCCCAAGCCCGATACCTTCTACGCCAAGGGGCCGGTCGGCTACACCGACTACCCCGCATTGACCGAGAGCTGA
- a CDS encoding TolC family protein — MTIFRCLYTCLCLWAVSPGVLPAQTEPPAEPEVIALPLALRRAVENDPRMGLNAALADAAQGQVEQADLPPNPVIGGEAENFLGTGPITGVQGLELTLGISQVIETADKRARRTTLARRERDLVDWQRELLVAEVEAEVRAAFVDVLLAQELVTLRARQLDLARQSETETARLVEAARSPQLDLTRATLAARRQTYALEQAQRELATAKANLAVLWGEGSFSDFEVEGSVVLEPEVPSFGELAAMLPNTAELARYEALRKTREAALDLEKARAVPDFEIYAGGRYYNEDNGNFGFVAGFEIPWPLFDRNQGNIRTARAQVRAVEYEREALRRELLTSLHRAYQVLVSAHAEAISVQADLLPGAEQALADTSAGYERGQYTQLAVLESRQTFFEIREASLVALQRYAAAQAQIQALTRPAGLSY, encoded by the coding sequence ATGACTATTTTTCGATGTTTATACACCTGCCTGTGTCTGTGGGCCGTCTCGCCGGGGGTGCTTCCGGCGCAGACAGAACCTCCGGCTGAGCCCGAGGTCATCGCGCTGCCGCTGGCCCTGCGCCGGGCGGTGGAAAACGACCCCCGGATGGGGCTCAACGCGGCGCTGGCTGACGCGGCCCAGGGCCAGGTCGAGCAGGCTGATCTCCCTCCCAATCCCGTCATCGGCGGCGAGGCGGAGAACTTCCTTGGAACTGGGCCGATCACGGGCGTGCAGGGCCTCGAACTGACCCTCGGCATTAGCCAGGTCATCGAAACGGCTGACAAGCGTGCCCGGCGCACCACGCTCGCCAGGCGCGAACGTGACTTGGTTGACTGGCAGCGGGAGCTGCTTGTGGCCGAGGTCGAGGCCGAAGTGCGCGCGGCCTTTGTCGATGTGCTGCTGGCGCAGGAGCTTGTCACCCTCCGGGCGAGGCAGCTCGACCTGGCCCGACAGAGCGAGACAGAGACGGCGCGGCTCGTCGAGGCGGCGCGCTCCCCGCAGCTCGATCTGACACGGGCCACGCTCGCTGCCCGTCGCCAGACCTATGCTCTGGAGCAGGCGCAGCGCGAGCTCGCCACCGCCAAGGCAAACCTGGCCGTGCTCTGGGGCGAGGGAAGTTTTTCGGACTTCGAAGTCGAGGGCAGCGTCGTGCTGGAGCCGGAGGTTCCCAGCTTCGGCGAACTGGCGGCCATGCTCCCGAATACCGCCGAGCTGGCGCGCTACGAGGCCCTGCGGAAAACCCGCGAGGCTGCGCTCGATCTGGAAAAAGCCCGTGCAGTGCCAGACTTCGAGATCTACGCCGGTGGCCGGTATTACAACGAGGATAACGGCAACTTCGGCTTTGTGGCCGGATTCGAAATCCCGTGGCCGCTCTTCGACCGCAATCAGGGAAACATCCGCACCGCCCGCGCCCAGGTCCGCGCTGTCGAGTACGAGCGTGAAGCCCTGCGGCGCGAGTTGCTCACGAGCCTGCACCGCGCCTATCAGGTGCTGGTCAGTGCGCACGCCGAGGCCATCTCCGTGCAGGCGGATTTACTGCCGGGGGCCGAGCAGGCGCTGGCGGACACATCCGCCGGTTACGAGCGCGGGCAGTACACGCAACTGGCCGTGCTGGAGAGTCGTCAGACGTTTTTCGAAATCCGCGAGGCGAGTCTTGTAGCCCTGCAGCGCTATGCCGCCGCGCAGGCTCAGATACAGGCGCTCACGCGTCCCGCTGGGCTTTCGTATTAA
- a CDS encoding efflux RND transporter permease subunit has product MLHKLIDTALRNKLVVVLFTLAVMAGGYWSYQKLPVDAFPDVSPALVQVFTVTSGLGPEEVEKFVTFPVEAAMSGLPDVEEIRSISNFGLSVVSIYFKDGTDIYFARQLVGERLSEARESIHDGFGEPKMGPISTGQGLVLYYNLIDTTGTYTLEELRGIQDWVVKYNLQTVPGVTEVLGIGGQVKQFQVNIDPDALLRYNLSLSEVIASVEANNQNVGGQFIERNGEMFIVRSEGLAGGIRDLERIVVAHEDGTPVYLEDVAKVEIGGEIRQGMQTRNGEGEVVSGMVIKLYGTNSSTVIDAVEKKLAEIEKALPEGVIIDAYYQQKTLVQSAVNTVTSALVQGVGLVVLILLVFIGGFRASLVVAISIPFSVLFAAVAMYYFGISANLMSLGGLAIAIGMMVDGTIVMVENSDRLLRRSGPDESRIHVISRACAEVAQPITFAILIVVLVFIPLFTLQGVEGKMFRPLAYTVALAMFGSLVYALVAAPVYSVLFMRKPREKKSAGNADKASQADAEIWVVRLLVAVYRPVVSLFVKVRALAVLLSLVLLAAGVWIFPKLGSEFTPRLMEGDIIANLTMAPSVSLNETMRNTLIAEKRLLKIPEIEQAISRIGRGEVGAHADPINTVHMMVVLRPKNEWRAGFTQTDIENAMREALDGMPGVQVNITQPIQLSVDELIGGSKAQLAIKLFGPDLGVLKEKGDEIAAVVSGVNGAVDVQAGQVIGAPQIVIRPDREAIARHGLNLSEVQELIEAAVGGVGAGQIYEGVRRFDIMVRYREDARDTVEDLSHLIVQTSDGALIPLEEVATIEEIVGPRQIIRENNQRYQEIQANVVGRDIGGFVEEAQAAIEAQVELPSGYLVSWGGQYELQQEANRRLSVVVPVTLALIALLIYMSFGSIKNTVLILLNIPLALVGGVAGLWLAGENLSVPSSIGFIALFGIALGNGMVLVTYLNQLVREGRGIDAASVEGACLRVRPVLMTAGTTLLGLLPLLLATGTGSEVQRPLALVVIGGLLSSTVLTLLVIPALYKWFAPSPRQVI; this is encoded by the coding sequence ATGTTGCATAAACTCATCGACACCGCCCTGCGGAACAAGCTGGTCGTGGTGCTTTTCACGCTGGCCGTGATGGCTGGCGGTTACTGGAGCTACCAGAAGCTCCCCGTGGACGCATTTCCGGATGTCTCGCCCGCGCTGGTGCAGGTCTTTACCGTTACCTCGGGGCTGGGGCCGGAGGAAGTGGAGAAATTTGTCACCTTCCCGGTGGAGGCTGCCATGAGCGGCCTGCCCGATGTGGAGGAGATCCGCTCGATTTCTAACTTCGGTCTGTCCGTGGTCAGCATCTACTTCAAGGACGGGACAGATATCTACTTCGCGCGGCAACTGGTGGGAGAGCGACTCTCCGAGGCCCGCGAATCGATCCACGACGGCTTTGGCGAGCCGAAGATGGGCCCCATCTCGACGGGGCAGGGCCTCGTCCTTTACTACAACCTGATTGACACCACCGGCACTTACACGCTGGAGGAGTTGCGGGGCATTCAGGACTGGGTGGTCAAGTATAACCTCCAGACCGTGCCCGGTGTGACCGAGGTGCTCGGCATCGGCGGGCAGGTGAAGCAGTTCCAGGTCAATATAGATCCGGACGCTCTCCTGCGCTACAACCTGAGCCTGAGCGAGGTCATCGCAAGCGTCGAGGCCAACAACCAGAATGTCGGGGGGCAGTTTATCGAACGTAACGGCGAGATGTTCATCGTCCGCTCGGAGGGGTTGGCCGGGGGCATTCGCGACTTGGAGCGGATCGTCGTCGCGCACGAGGACGGCACGCCGGTTTACCTGGAGGATGTCGCCAAGGTCGAGATCGGGGGCGAAATCCGCCAGGGCATGCAGACCCGTAACGGCGAGGGCGAAGTCGTCTCCGGTATGGTCATCAAGCTCTACGGCACGAACTCCTCCACCGTGATTGACGCGGTGGAGAAAAAGCTGGCCGAGATCGAAAAGGCGCTGCCGGAGGGCGTCATCATCGATGCCTACTACCAGCAGAAAACCCTCGTCCAGTCGGCCGTGAACACCGTGACGAGCGCTTTGGTCCAGGGCGTCGGGCTGGTTGTCTTGATCCTTCTCGTCTTCATCGGTGGTTTTCGGGCCAGCCTTGTAGTGGCGATTTCGATACCATTTTCGGTCCTGTTCGCGGCGGTGGCGATGTATTACTTTGGCATCTCTGCCAACCTCATGTCGCTCGGGGGACTGGCTATCGCCATCGGCATGATGGTGGACGGCACAATCGTCATGGTGGAGAACTCGGACCGTCTCTTGCGCCGCTCCGGTCCGGATGAGTCGAGGATTCACGTCATTTCCCGCGCCTGTGCAGAGGTGGCGCAGCCGATCACGTTCGCCATCCTCATCGTGGTGCTCGTGTTTATCCCGCTGTTTACGCTGCAAGGAGTGGAAGGGAAAATGTTCCGTCCGCTGGCCTACACGGTGGCACTGGCGATGTTCGGTTCGCTGGTCTATGCGCTGGTCGCCGCGCCAGTTTACTCGGTGCTCTTCATGCGCAAGCCCCGTGAGAAAAAGTCCGCGGGAAATGCGGACAAGGCTTCGCAAGCAGACGCGGAAATCTGGGTCGTGCGCCTGCTGGTGGCGGTTTACCGCCCGGTGGTATCGTTGTTCGTAAAAGTCCGCGCGCTGGCGGTGCTGCTGTCGCTGGTGTTGCTGGCGGCGGGGGTGTGGATATTCCCGAAGCTCGGCTCGGAATTCACACCGCGCCTGATGGAGGGCGACATCATTGCCAACCTCACGATGGCCCCATCGGTCTCTCTCAATGAGACCATGCGTAATACCCTGATTGCGGAAAAACGCCTGCTGAAAATCCCCGAGATCGAGCAAGCCATCTCGCGCATCGGTCGCGGCGAAGTCGGTGCCCACGCCGACCCGATCAACACCGTTCACATGATGGTCGTACTCCGGCCCAAGAACGAATGGCGAGCGGGCTTCACGCAGACGGATATTGAAAACGCCATGCGCGAGGCGCTGGATGGTATGCCCGGCGTACAGGTCAATATCACGCAGCCGATCCAGCTTTCAGTTGATGAACTGATCGGCGGCTCCAAGGCGCAACTCGCGATCAAGCTCTTCGGCCCGGATCTCGGCGTGCTCAAGGAAAAAGGCGATGAAATCGCCGCCGTCGTCAGCGGTGTTAATGGCGCGGTCGATGTGCAGGCCGGACAGGTCATCGGCGCGCCGCAGATCGTCATCCGCCCGGACCGTGAGGCCATCGCCCGGCACGGCCTGAATCTCTCCGAAGTGCAGGAGCTGATCGAGGCCGCTGTCGGCGGTGTCGGAGCGGGGCAGATCTACGAAGGCGTGCGGCGTTTTGACATTATGGTGCGCTACCGTGAGGATGCCCGCGACACGGTGGAGGATTTGTCGCACCTGATTGTGCAGACCTCCGACGGCGCGCTCATCCCGCTCGAAGAGGTGGCGACGATTGAGGAAATCGTCGGCCCGCGCCAGATCATCCGCGAGAACAACCAGCGCTATCAGGAAATCCAGGCCAACGTCGTCGGACGGGACATCGGCGGCTTTGTCGAGGAGGCGCAGGCGGCCATCGAGGCGCAGGTCGAGCTGCCCTCGGGCTACCTGGTATCATGGGGCGGCCAATACGAACTCCAGCAGGAGGCGAACCGTCGGCTGTCCGTGGTTGTGCCGGTCACGCTGGCGCTGATCGCGCTGTTGATCTACATGTCCTTCGGTTCGATTAAAAACACTGTGCTGATCCTGCTCAACATCCCGCTGGCACTGGTCGGCGGTGTGGCCGGACTCTGGCTGGCGGGGGAAAATCTCTCCGTGCCGTCGAGCATCGGTTTTATCGCGCTGTTCGGGATCGCGCTGGGCAACGGGATGGTGCTCGTGACCTACCTGAACCAACTCGTGCGCGAGGGCAGGGGGATCGACGCGGCCAGTGTGGAAGGCGCGTGCCTGCGCGTGCGTCCGGTCCTGATGACGGCGGGCACGACGCTGCTGGGTCTGCTGCCGCTGCTGCTGGCTACGGGCACCGGGAGCGAGGTTCAGCGGCCCCTGGCACTGGTCGTGATCGGCGGCTTGCTCTCTTCGACCGTGCTGACGCTGCTCGTCATCCCGGCGCTCTACAAGTGGTTTGCGCCTAGCCCGCGACAGGTGATTTAA
- a CDS encoding ArsR/SmtB family transcription factor gives MKAYNHPDLEEVSLTTAMQALADPARMAILRAVVESESGEIACNEISLQLSKATVSHHFETLREAGLIRTRVAGTKCLSSLRGEEFDERFPGLLELVLNESD, from the coding sequence ATGAAAGCCTATAACCACCCCGACCTCGAAGAGGTGAGCCTGACCACGGCCATGCAGGCGCTGGCCGACCCGGCGCGGATGGCCATCCTGCGGGCTGTGGTGGAATCGGAGTCGGGTGAGATCGCATGTAATGAGATTTCACTACAGTTGAGCAAAGCCACGGTCTCGCACCACTTCGAAACACTGCGGGAGGCCGGACTTATCCGCACCCGCGTGGCCGGGACCAAGTGCCTGTCTTCGCTGCGAGGGGAAGAGTTTGACGAACGTTTTCCCGGCCTGCTCGAACTGGTCCTGAACGAGTCGGACTGA
- a CDS encoding alpha/beta fold hydrolase, whose translation MRYLILFSLLFALCQAGAAAPGIRLEGVKPPFTTGTYSFTSQGQELEMVYMDVKPEGVPLGTVVLLHGKNFSGSYFAQTAKELVKAGYRVVMPDQIGFGRSSKPGHYQFSFQQLAQNTHGLLESIGVDSANMLGHSMGGMLAVRYALMYPQQTQSLTLLNPIGLEDWKAKGVPYRSIDEWYQSELNKTPDKIRAYQLDSYYDGQWKTAYDPWVEELAEFIKSPGYATMAWDQALTYDMIFTQPVIYELEELEVPVLLIIGQRDTTALGKDRASPELRKQLGNYPRLGREAAEAIPESVLVELDGVGHLPHIEAFDRFMPPYLAFLKAAVGKTSADRFKLYQSSSEKLMDQFIFLQSMGGM comes from the coding sequence ATGCGTTATCTTATCCTGTTTTCGCTTTTGTTCGCCCTTTGCCAGGCCGGAGCTGCCGCGCCGGGCATCCGCCTGGAGGGCGTGAAACCTCCGTTTACGACCGGGACCTACTCCTTTACCAGTCAGGGACAGGAGCTGGAAATGGTTTACATGGACGTGAAGCCCGAGGGCGTGCCGCTGGGCACGGTCGTACTCCTGCACGGCAAGAATTTTTCCGGTTCGTACTTCGCGCAGACCGCGAAGGAACTGGTCAAGGCAGGCTACCGGGTGGTGATGCCGGACCAGATCGGCTTCGGCCGCTCCAGCAAGCCGGGGCATTACCAGTTCAGTTTTCAGCAACTGGCTCAAAACACGCACGGACTGCTCGAATCCATCGGTGTGGACTCGGCCAACATGCTCGGGCACTCAATGGGCGGCATGCTCGCCGTGCGTTACGCGCTGATGTACCCGCAGCAGACGCAGAGCCTGACCTTGCTCAACCCGATTGGCCTCGAAGACTGGAAGGCCAAAGGGGTACCGTACCGGAGTATCGACGAGTGGTACCAGTCTGAGTTGAACAAGACGCCGGATAAAATCCGCGCCTACCAACTGGACTCCTATTATGATGGTCAATGGAAGACCGCGTATGACCCGTGGGTGGAGGAACTGGCCGAGTTTATCAAAAGCCCAGGCTATGCCACCATGGCGTGGGATCAGGCCCTGACCTACGATATGATTTTTACGCAGCCGGTTATCTACGAGTTGGAAGAGCTTGAGGTGCCGGTGCTGCTGATTATCGGTCAGCGCGACACGACCGCGCTCGGCAAGGATCGAGCGTCACCGGAACTGCGCAAGCAACTCGGTAACTACCCAAGGCTCGGACGCGAGGCCGCGGAAGCCATTCCCGAGTCCGTGCTGGTCGAGTTGGACGGGGTCGGTCATCTGCCTCACATCGAGGCTTTCGACCGCTTCATGCCGCCGTACCTCGCCTTCCTGAAAGCCGCCGTTGGGAAAACATCCGCAGACCGGTTCAAGCTCTACCAGTCCTCTTCGGAAAAGCTGATGGACCAGTTTATTTTTCTGCAAAGTATGGGCGGTATGTAG
- a CDS encoding sulfatase-like hydrolase/transferase, whose protein sequence is MDRRSFIQTSATAFGATLLGSNKSPASTTPGTQSASTLGTLPSQPNIVLFISDQQRPTMHFPEGWEEENLPTMTRLKNNGLNFNRAYCATAMCSPSRSALFTGLYPAQNGVEQTLSFFTCDGSTDPSGTPCCELSQAEVELSPNIPTLATVLRTAGYRCFFKGKWHLTKPDPATEDSLLPYGFEDWDPPDAGGDTAPENAARGPNQNDARYVSDALDFINTYNDPAPFLLVVSLVNPHDVLGYPSNFEAFDYSVDYLSGDIPPPVNSEENLANEQINYQVTVNGVSLPATLLPSSKPSAHISFKYSSIGLGPLNTEEKQYNYINFYANLIKLVDSQFGEILSAMDARGFTDNSLVLRLADHGEHGIAHGGLRQKSFTMYEEALRVPLIISNPQLYQGAFETDSLFSLIDMVPTLATLAGVPNLSQFKFRGTDMSPVIQNPEATPPQTELLFTYDDIRCGQCLTQVIPPPNRLRALFTDRYKYCRYFDGDGVEPEQYEMYDLQADPFEMENLADPDHPRYELYSAERTVMSDKLALAEQIKLAPLPTETPMVVINDNSGSLTLSWEAEASVNYQVQASEDLETWEDVGELLSTPTADTLTVNVTWLFDTYRTNDTMFFRLRMP, encoded by the coding sequence ATGGACCGCCGTTCATTCATCCAAACCAGCGCGACCGCTTTCGGTGCCACGCTACTGGGCTCAAATAAATCCCCGGCTTCGACCACTCCCGGTACGCAGTCGGCCTCCACCCTGGGGACGCTCCCTTCCCAGCCTAACATCGTTCTTTTCATCAGCGACCAGCAACGGCCGACCATGCACTTCCCTGAAGGCTGGGAGGAAGAGAACCTTCCCACCATGACCCGGTTGAAAAACAACGGGCTGAATTTCAACCGCGCCTACTGCGCCACGGCCATGTGTTCGCCCAGCCGCAGCGCCTTGTTCACCGGGCTGTACCCGGCGCAAAACGGCGTCGAACAGACCCTGAGCTTTTTCACCTGCGACGGCTCGACTGATCCCAGCGGCACTCCCTGCTGCGAACTCTCCCAGGCGGAAGTCGAACTGAGCCCGAACATCCCCACCCTCGCCACCGTACTGCGAACGGCGGGCTACCGCTGCTTTTTCAAGGGCAAATGGCACCTGACCAAACCTGATCCGGCGACAGAGGATTCTCTGCTGCCCTATGGCTTTGAGGACTGGGACCCGCCGGACGCAGGGGGCGACACCGCCCCGGAGAACGCCGCTCGCGGGCCAAACCAGAACGACGCCCGCTACGTCAGCGACGCTCTCGACTTTATCAACACCTACAACGACCCCGCGCCGTTTCTGCTGGTCGTCTCACTGGTTAACCCGCACGACGTGCTCGGCTACCCGAGCAACTTTGAAGCCTTTGACTATTCGGTGGATTATTTGTCCGGTGACATCCCCCCGCCCGTCAACAGTGAGGAAAACCTGGCCAACGAGCAAATCAACTACCAGGTGACGGTAAACGGTGTCAGCCTGCCAGCCACGCTTTTGCCCAGTAGCAAGCCCTCCGCCCACATCAGCTTCAAGTACTCCTCCATCGGCCTTGGCCCCCTCAATACCGAGGAAAAGCAGTACAACTACATCAACTTCTACGCCAACCTCATCAAGCTGGTTGACAGCCAGTTCGGCGAAATCCTCTCGGCCATGGATGCCCGTGGCTTCACGGACAACAGCCTCGTCCTCCGGCTGGCCGACCACGGCGAGCATGGTATCGCCCACGGTGGCCTGCGCCAGAAATCGTTCACGATGTACGAGGAAGCGCTGCGCGTGCCGCTCATCATCTCCAACCCGCAGCTCTATCAGGGCGCGTTCGAAACCGACAGCCTCTTCTCGCTCATCGACATGGTGCCGACCCTGGCCACGCTGGCCGGTGTGCCCAACCTCAGCCAGTTCAAGTTCCGGGGCACCGACATGTCGCCGGTCATTCAGAATCCGGAGGCAACTCCGCCGCAGACCGAGCTGCTTTTCACCTACGACGACATCCGCTGCGGACAGTGCCTCACGCAGGTCATCCCTCCCCCGAACCGTCTGCGCGCGCTCTTCACCGACCGCTACAAGTACTGCCGTTATTTCGACGGCGACGGTGTCGAGCCCGAGCAGTACGAGATGTACGACCTGCAAGCCGACCCCTTCGAGATGGAGAATCTGGCTGACCCGGACCACCCGCGCTACGAGCTCTATAGCGCGGAGCGCACGGTCATGAGCGATAAGCTGGCTCTGGCCGAGCAGATCAAGCTCGCCCCGCTGCCGACGGAAACGCCCATGGTCGTCATCAACGACAACTCCGGCTCGCTCACCCTCAGTTGGGAGGCAGAGGCCTCGGTCAACTACCAGGTACAAGCCTCGGAAGATCTGGAAACCTGGGAGGATGTCGGCGAGCTTCTAAGCACCCCGACCGCAGACACCCTGACGGTCAATGTGACCTGGCTCTTCGATACTTACCGCACAAACGACACCATGTTCTTCCGTCTCAGAATGCCGTAG
- a CDS encoding efflux RND transporter periplasmic adaptor subunit, translating into MKTFELRHIFQRSARLLAYLASILALGQPGVLRAEADHNGHDHDHGSHSHEGHDHSEGDGHDHDAAASAGGHDTHDDHDGHDHEEGVVVLSAEVMKEFGITIGQAGPGVLHEEVVLPGSIQFNRERVAYVTPRFAGTVMEIKARLADKVEAGQVLATLESTDTLRPFEVKAPFDGVITAYEVSLGQTVEAGEPIFTVADLSTVWADLRIYQRDMGKLTQGQPVLVSGGQGSGVFRGTVAYIAPVVDEHTRTGLARVVVKNHDGTWRPGQFVKGAVGIASHEEPVVVPRAAIVEYEGQPVVFVQTDEGFEPRPLVLGHADSESFEVEDGLLPGETYVTANPISLKAELGKGSFGGHQH; encoded by the coding sequence ATGAAGACATTTGAACTAAGGCATATTTTTCAGCGTTCGGCTCGTTTGCTGGCGTACCTGGCGAGCATCCTTGCGCTCGGTCAGCCGGGCGTTCTACGCGCGGAAGCGGACCACAACGGTCATGACCACGACCACGGAAGCCATTCGCATGAGGGGCACGATCATTCCGAGGGCGATGGCCACGACCATGATGCCGCCGCCAGTGCGGGCGGGCACGATACCCATGACGATCACGATGGCCACGACCACGAGGAAGGAGTGGTCGTGCTCAGTGCCGAGGTGATGAAGGAGTTCGGCATTACGATCGGGCAGGCCGGGCCGGGCGTGCTCCACGAGGAGGTCGTCTTGCCGGGCAGCATTCAGTTTAACCGGGAGCGGGTGGCCTACGTCACGCCGCGCTTCGCTGGCACGGTGATGGAAATTAAAGCCCGGCTGGCGGACAAGGTCGAGGCGGGCCAAGTGCTGGCCACGCTTGAGAGCACGGATACGCTGCGCCCCTTTGAGGTCAAGGCCCCCTTCGACGGTGTCATTACCGCGTACGAGGTCTCGCTCGGGCAGACGGTTGAGGCGGGCGAGCCAATCTTTACTGTGGCTGACCTCTCGACCGTCTGGGCCGATTTGCGCATCTACCAGCGGGACATGGGAAAACTTACCCAAGGCCAGCCAGTGCTTGTTTCCGGCGGGCAGGGGAGCGGTGTTTTCCGGGGGACGGTGGCCTACATCGCCCCGGTTGTGGACGAGCACACGCGCACGGGCCTGGCCCGTGTTGTAGTGAAAAACCATGACGGAACCTGGAGGCCGGGCCAGTTTGTCAAAGGTGCGGTCGGCATTGCCAGCCACGAGGAACCGGTGGTGGTCCCCCGCGCGGCGATCGTCGAGTACGAGGGGCAGCCGGTCGTTTTTGTCCAGACGGATGAGGGTTTCGAGCCGCGCCCCCTCGTGCTCGGGCACGCCGACTCCGAATCGTTCGAGGTGGAGGACGGGCTGCTGCCGGGCGAGACCTACGTCACGGCGAACCCGATCTCCCTCAAGGCCGAACTGGGCAAAGGCTCGTTCGGCGGCCACCAGCACTAA